Proteins from a single region of Pseudarthrobacter sp. NIBRBAC000502772:
- a CDS encoding carbohydrate ABC transporter permease, which translates to MTTLTKQQRDPAGRAAGTKAGKTGSTRKQSLTHRMGDLRIAMVFIFPAMIGFVAFFLIPTIRGVYLSFTEYSILGDPTWIGIKNYTAIFADELFWNAMSVTLQYVALNIGFQTVIALGLALLMHRVAKSTFVRGALLLPFLVANVIVALLWFWMLDYQLGIVNEVISWLGGQRIAFFGSEQWAIPTIAFVNVWRHMGYTALLLFAGLQSIPSHVYEVASLDGASPTRTFWSITMPLLRPVMVLVLVVTVIGSFQVFDTVAVTTAGGPINASRVIQMYIYQKAFTESDFGYASALSVILFVILALVAFVQMKFLKGNESDLD; encoded by the coding sequence ATGACCACCCTTACAAAGCAACAACGGGACCCGGCAGGCCGGGCGGCAGGCACTAAAGCAGGAAAGACCGGAAGCACCCGGAAGCAGAGCCTCACGCACCGCATGGGCGACTTGAGGATCGCGATGGTGTTCATCTTCCCGGCAATGATCGGCTTCGTGGCGTTCTTCCTGATCCCCACGATCCGCGGTGTTTACCTCAGCTTTACCGAGTACAGCATCCTGGGTGATCCCACCTGGATCGGGATCAAGAACTACACCGCGATTTTCGCCGATGAACTGTTCTGGAACGCGATGAGCGTGACTCTGCAGTACGTGGCGCTGAACATCGGTTTCCAGACCGTCATTGCCCTGGGCCTGGCGTTGTTGATGCACCGGGTCGCCAAATCCACGTTCGTCCGGGGCGCGCTCCTGCTGCCGTTCCTGGTCGCGAACGTGATTGTCGCCCTCCTGTGGTTCTGGATGCTCGACTACCAGCTGGGCATCGTCAACGAGGTCATCTCCTGGCTGGGCGGGCAACGCATCGCGTTCTTCGGCAGCGAGCAATGGGCCATCCCCACCATCGCCTTCGTGAACGTCTGGCGCCACATGGGCTACACCGCCCTGCTGCTCTTCGCCGGCCTGCAGTCGATTCCCAGCCACGTCTACGAGGTTGCCTCCCTGGACGGGGCATCCCCCACCCGCACGTTCTGGTCCATCACCATGCCGCTGCTGCGCCCGGTCATGGTGTTGGTCCTGGTGGTCACCGTCATCGGTTCCTTCCAGGTCTTTGACACGGTGGCCGTCACCACCGCAGGCGGCCCGATCAACGCCTCCCGCGTCATCCAGATGTACATCTACCAGAAGGCCTTCACGGAGTCGGACTTCGGGTACGCCTCCGCGCTCTCTGTCATTCTCTTCGTCATCCTCGCCCTGGTCGCCTTCGTGCAAATGAAGTTCCTCAAGGGCAACGAATCGGATCTGGACTAA
- a CDS encoding carbohydrate ABC transporter permease has product MTTSTPSRNGATAPARTAIIFKPRQPFNWRRAGAWTLVVIALVVTIAPFLWMLRTALSSNHSLAANAGNLLPADFSWGAFKRVLGLQTPEEAIAEGGSGAAINFWWYLRSSIIVSTLITVGQVFFSSMAAYAFSRLRWPGREKVFALFLATMMVPPIFTALPNFLMIKNLGLLNTYAGIILPFLFMTPFAIFFLRQFFLSMSREVEEAAMLDGASKFRIYFKIVLPNAAAPLATLALLTFFGTWNEYFWPLLVGQDESVRVLTVGLGVFKSQSPQGAPDWSGLMAATLIAALPVLILFIAFGKKVVNSIGFSGIK; this is encoded by the coding sequence ATGACTACATCGACACCGTCCCGCAACGGCGCGACCGCCCCGGCCCGCACTGCCATCATCTTCAAGCCCCGCCAGCCCTTCAACTGGCGACGCGCCGGGGCCTGGACCCTCGTGGTCATCGCGCTGGTCGTCACCATCGCCCCGTTCCTGTGGATGCTCCGCACCGCCCTGTCGAGCAACCACTCCCTCGCCGCGAACGCCGGCAACCTCCTGCCGGCCGACTTCAGCTGGGGCGCCTTCAAACGCGTCCTCGGCCTGCAAACCCCCGAAGAAGCCATCGCCGAAGGCGGCTCCGGTGCCGCCATCAACTTCTGGTGGTACCTGCGCAGCTCCATCATTGTCTCCACCCTGATCACCGTCGGCCAGGTGTTCTTCAGCTCCATGGCCGCCTATGCATTCTCAAGGCTGCGCTGGCCCGGCCGGGAGAAAGTGTTCGCCCTCTTCCTGGCCACCATGATGGTCCCGCCGATCTTCACCGCCCTGCCCAACTTCCTGATGATCAAAAACCTCGGACTCCTGAACACCTACGCCGGCATCATCCTGCCCTTCCTGTTCATGACCCCGTTCGCGATCTTCTTCCTGCGCCAGTTCTTCCTGAGCATGTCCCGGGAAGTAGAGGAAGCCGCCATGCTCGACGGCGCCAGCAAGTTCCGCATCTACTTCAAGATCGTGCTGCCCAACGCCGCGGCCCCCCTGGCCACCCTGGCCCTGCTGACCTTCTTCGGCACCTGGAACGAATACTTCTGGCCGCTGCTGGTGGGCCAGGACGAGTCCGTCCGGGTCCTCACCGTCGGCCTGGGCGTCTTCAAATCCCAGTCCCCGCAAGGCGCCCCCGACTGGTCCGGCCTGATGGCCGCCACCCTCATCGCCGCCCTCCCGGTCCTGATCCTGTTCATCGCCTTCGGCAAAAAAGTAGTGAACTCCATCGGCTTCTCCGGCATCAAATAA